The following are from one region of the Muntiacus reevesi chromosome 3, mMunRee1.1, whole genome shotgun sequence genome:
- the FOXN2 gene encoding forkhead box protein N2 yields MGPVIGMTPEKRAETPGAEKVAGLSQIYKMGSLPEAVDAARPKATLVDNESADDELTNLNWLHESTNLLTNFSFGSEGLPIVSPLYDIEGDDVPSFGPSCYQNQEKKSATSKPPYSFSLLIYMAIEHSPNKCLPVKEIYSWILNRFPYFATAPTGWKNSVRHNLSLNKCFQKVERSHGKVNGKGSLWCVDPEYKPNLMQALKKQPFSSKSTFYSPPASPQSGSLSPHYLSSILKQNQVRTLKESDIDAATAMMLLNTSIEQGILECEKPLPLKTTMQKKRSYSNAFNHSSAMRLHESDSLATSTDPKEDHNYSASSLAAQRCASRSSVSSLSSVDEVYEFIPKSSHVGSDGSEGFRSEEDTDVDYEDDPLGDSGYASQACADTTEKGQPDKKMRKQACQEIDEELKEAAGSLLHLAGIRTCLGSLISTAKTQNQKQRKK; encoded by the exons ATGGGTCCAGTAATTGGAATGACTCCAGAAAAgagagctgaaactccaggagCTGAAAAGGTTGCAGGATTAAGCCAGATTTACAAAATGGGAAGCTTGCCTGAAGCTGTTGATGCTGCCAGGCCAAAGGCCACTCTAGTGGACAATGAGTCAGCAGATGATGAACTCACAAACTTGAACTGGCTTCACGAAAGTACTAATCTCCTAACAAACTTCAGCTTTGGAAGCGAAGGTCTTCCAATTGTTAGTCCATTGTATGACATAGAAGGAGATGATGTGCCATCCTTTGGACCATCGTGCTAtcagaaccaagaaaaaaaatcagcaactTCAAAGCCCCCATACTCCTTTAGTCTTCTCATTTATATGGCTATTGAACACTCTCCAAATAAGTGTTTGCCAGTCAAAGAAATTTATAGCTGGATTCTGAACCGCTTCCCATATTTTGCAACTGCACCAACTGGCTGGAAGAATTCTGTTCGACATAATCTGTCCCTGAATAAATGTTTTCAGAAAGTGGAAAGAAGCCATGGCAAG GTTAATGGAAAAGGTTCCTTATGGTGTGTTGATCCAGAATATAAACCCAACCTTATGCAGGCACTGAAGAAGCAACCTTTCTCCTCAAAGTCCACATTTTACAGCCCTCCTGCATCACCACAAAG TGGTTCTTTATCACCTCACTACTTGAGCTCTATACTCAAGCAGAACCAGGTGCGAACTCTCAAAG aatCTGATATTGATGCTGCCACTGCaatgatgcttttaaatacttctATAGAACAAGGAATTTTGGAAT GTGAGAAGCCTCTGCCTCTTAAAACAACAATGCAAAAAAAGAGGAGTTATAGCAATGCATTTAATCATTCCAGTGCTATGCGATTGCATGAGAGTGATTCTTTAGCCACCAGCACTGATCCAAAAGAAGACCACAACTACAGTGCAAGTAGCTTGGCAGCACAGCGCTGTGCGTCCAGGTCTAGTGTGTCTTCTCTGTCCTCTGTGGATGAGGTGTATGAATTTATCCCAAAGAGTAGCCACGTAGGAAGTGATGGCAGTGAAGGATTTCGCAGTGAAGAGGACACAGACGTTGATTATGAAGATGATCCACTTGGAGACAGTGGCTATGCATCGCAGGCTTGTGCAGATACCACTGAAAAGGGGCAGCCAGACAAAAAGATGCGAAAACAGGCATGTCAAGAAATTGATGAGGAGCTCAAAGAGGCAGCTGGATCTCTGCTCCACCTTGCTGGTATTCGTACATGTCTAGGTTCCCTAATAAGTACTGCCAAGACACAGAATCAAAAGCAGCGGAAAAAATAG